In Nicotiana tabacum cultivar K326 chromosome 11, ASM71507v2, whole genome shotgun sequence, a single window of DNA contains:
- the LOC107808798 gene encoding uncharacterized protein LOC107808798, producing the protein MASKETDTGAIDPPREIVESESELQEEVRRLKHQMTEMYQAWIKGHPLHSFPTNYTENPASIPPLSQSQMPNTIDLSPQHAPGFNPYHYHPGTSAQTFQAPPAKTTSYHAPTSTPIFVPPPQATLHRSSSEPAFLAPDTQYYAPEPTFKVPYPYSYTPHFEPHVETDKPPKNTEQKEKFRKVKSLEQSLRNMQGLGNQVSVAYKDLCLFPDVQLPAGFKMPKFNLYDGHVNHVAHLRGYCSKMRGAGGKDELLIAYFSQSLSGETLECYTRQDTNWWYTWDDMAQAFARHFQYNIDIVPDRLSLTKVEKKPSESFREYGFRLREQAARVNPPMEEDEMVEYFFQAPESTYYGHLISAIGKSFNNVVNLGEMVEERLKASKIMSYSSIKATTQAIQSGTGSLLGKKKKDDAVMVVSGPWHGQRGSPYQYTYPQPRPQTYAQAPYNLPQHYFSPQNP; encoded by the coding sequence ATGGCTAGCAAGGAAACAGACACTGGAGCTATAGACCCACCAAGGGAGATTGTTGAGTCAGAATCGGAACTACAAGAGGAGGTCCGAAGGTTGAAGCATCAGATGACGgaaatgtatcaagcctggatTAAGGGACACCCTCTACACTCGTTCCCTACCAACTACACAGAAAACCCTGCTTCCATTCCACCACTCTCCCAATCCCAGATGCCCAATACCATTGATCTTTCCCCACAACACGCACCGGGATTTAACCCTTACCACTACCACCCCGGCACCTCGGCCCAAACTTTTCAggctccaccagccaaaacaacctcgTACCATGCTCCGACATCTACTCCTATTTTCGTACCCCCTCCACAAGCTACCCTCcaccgatcctctagtgagcctGCATTCCTAGCTCCAGATACCCAATATTATGCCCCGGAACCCACATTCAAAGTCCCATATCCTTACTCCTACACTCCCCactttgagcctcatgttgaaactgaCAAACCACCCAAGAACACAGAGCAAAAGGAGAAGTTTAGAAAGGTAAAGAGTCTGGAGCAATCattgagaaatatgcaagggttgggaAATCAggtgagtgtggcctataaggatttgtgtttgttccccgatgtccaactgcctgccgggttcaagatgcccaagtttaaTTTGTATGACGGACATGTGAATCATGTAGctcatctgaggggttattgcagtaaaatgagaggtgCCGGGGGAAAAGACGAATTACTGATAGCAtacttcagccaaagtctgagtggggaAACTTTAGAATGCTACACCCGCCAGGACACCAActggtggtacacctgggatgatatggctcaggccttcgctcggcactttcagtacaatatagacattgttccAGACCGCCTATCTCTGACCAAGGTGGAAAAGAAacccagtgaaagctttagagaatatgggttccgattGAGGGAGCAAGCTGCACGAGTCAATCCTCCGATGGAAGAAGACGAGATGGTTGAATACTTTTTTCAAGCCCCGGAGTccacttactatggccatttgaTCTCGGCCATTGGTAAGTCTTTCAATAATGTGGTAAATctgggagaaatggtggaagagAGGCTCAAggcaagcaagatcatgagctattcttctataaaagcaaccacccaggcaatCCAAAGTGGTACCGGAAGTTTGCtaggcaagaagaagaaggacgaTGCTGTCATGGTTGTCTCTGGACCATGGCATGGACAAAGGGGTTCACCTTACCAGTACACCTATCCTCAACCCCGACCTCAAACCTAcgcccaagctccatataatctaCCCCAACATTACTTTTCCCCGCAAAACCCCTAA